Proteins encoded together in one Microbacterium sp. zg-Y625 window:
- a CDS encoding DUF4185 domain-containing protein, with translation MYRIPSARIGLASAGAFALTVGLAVVTGPAAHASADRSHGDDSCRLESSTLTATASVNQELTGQFADYGDTAGAWTGGDSTFSLPLQGGELGWFFSDTFLGEVNPDGSRPQDSLFVNNSIVVQSRQGLRTVTGGTAEQPDAVAPTGVANTWYWIGDPADGRGKTIQIPLLQFEKTGTGSFDFRWTANHLATLDSRTLRLIEVTDLPSERGINWGSWTLQEGRTTYIYGIEDVAGVRTAFVARTTDGDGLKGAWTFWDGSRWSASEADAAPVAENVANEFSVEKFRDGYLMVTHDTSELFSTRVVAKVGCSPTDMFTGDTELFRTPETGAAGTYGDADVFTYNSHSHPELTRGSRLLVTYNVNTFDNVGDVYDDASIYRPRFMDVRLTVTR, from the coding sequence ATGTATCGGATCCCCTCAGCGCGCATCGGCCTGGCATCCGCCGGAGCCTTCGCCCTGACCGTCGGCCTGGCCGTCGTCACCGGTCCCGCCGCCCACGCGTCGGCCGACCGGTCGCACGGGGATGACTCGTGCCGCCTCGAATCGAGCACGCTGACGGCCACTGCATCGGTGAACCAGGAACTCACCGGGCAGTTCGCCGACTACGGCGACACGGCGGGGGCCTGGACCGGCGGCGACAGCACGTTCTCCCTCCCGCTGCAGGGCGGCGAGCTCGGCTGGTTCTTCTCGGACACCTTCCTCGGCGAGGTGAACCCCGACGGGTCCCGCCCGCAGGACTCACTGTTCGTGAACAACTCGATCGTGGTGCAGTCGCGTCAGGGGCTGCGCACCGTCACCGGCGGCACCGCGGAGCAGCCCGATGCCGTCGCCCCGACCGGAGTGGCGAACACCTGGTACTGGATCGGCGATCCCGCCGATGGGCGCGGCAAGACGATACAGATCCCGCTGCTGCAGTTCGAGAAGACCGGCACGGGCAGCTTCGATTTCCGGTGGACCGCCAACCATCTCGCGACCCTCGACAGCCGGACGCTTCGCCTGATCGAGGTGACCGACCTGCCGTCCGAACGCGGCATCAATTGGGGTTCCTGGACCCTCCAGGAGGGACGCACCACGTATATCTACGGCATCGAGGATGTCGCCGGAGTTCGCACCGCTTTCGTGGCCCGCACCACCGACGGCGACGGGCTGAAGGGAGCGTGGACGTTCTGGGACGGTTCCCGCTGGTCGGCGTCAGAAGCGGATGCGGCACCGGTCGCCGAGAACGTGGCCAATGAGTTCAGCGTCGAGAAGTTCCGTGACGGCTACCTGATGGTGACGCACGACACCTCGGAGCTGTTCAGCACCCGGGTCGTGGCGAAGGTCGGCTGCAGCCCGACGGACATGTTCACCGGCGACACCGAACTGTTCCGCACACCGGAGACGGGCGCCGCCGGCACCTACGGCGATGCCGACGTCTTCACCTACAACTCGCACTCCCACCCCGAACTGACACGGGGATCACGCCTGCTGGTCACCTACAACGTGAACACCTTCGACAACGTGGGCGACGTCTACGACGACGCGAGCATCTACCGTCCGAGGTTCATGGACGTGCGGCTCACGGTCACCCGCTGA
- a CDS encoding glycosyltransferase, with protein MPRPDRARLDGEYVLPLRWDEDADLAEQTVYLRELADVIDVTVVDGSDATAFAAHRAAWPFARHVAPVVPGRNGKARGAMTGIRLSRHEKLVIADDDVRYDRAVLAAVLDRLGRSDVVRPQNVFSPAPWHARWDTGRTLLNRALGGDFSGTVALRRSALPPGGYDTDVLFENLELERTVRARGGRVDVASDLYVSRRPAEVRRFWEQRVRQAYDDWAQPQRLLRELALLPAIVSLVRAGNARGLAAFAGAVVALAAVGRARAGGRAHFRASDCLWALPWVLERSLTVWIAVLLRLRGGVRYRDERIHRAATPLRTLRRTT; from the coding sequence TTGCCTCGCCCTGACCGCGCGCGCCTGGACGGCGAGTACGTGCTCCCGCTGCGGTGGGACGAAGACGCCGATCTCGCCGAGCAGACGGTGTACCTGCGGGAGCTGGCGGATGTCATCGACGTCACGGTCGTGGACGGCTCGGATGCCACGGCGTTCGCCGCGCACCGGGCGGCGTGGCCGTTCGCGCGGCACGTCGCACCGGTCGTTCCCGGCCGCAACGGCAAGGCGCGCGGGGCGATGACCGGCATCCGTCTGTCCCGTCACGAGAAGCTCGTCATCGCGGACGACGATGTGCGGTACGACCGCGCCGTGCTCGCTGCGGTGCTCGACCGGCTCGGGCGCTCGGATGTCGTGCGCCCCCAGAACGTCTTCTCGCCCGCGCCCTGGCATGCGCGGTGGGACACCGGGCGCACGCTGCTGAACCGCGCTCTGGGCGGAGACTTCTCGGGCACGGTGGCGCTTCGCCGCAGCGCCCTGCCGCCGGGGGGATACGACACCGACGTGCTGTTCGAGAACCTCGAGCTCGAGCGCACCGTGCGCGCCCGCGGCGGCCGTGTCGACGTGGCATCCGACCTGTACGTATCCCGGCGCCCGGCCGAGGTGCGCCGGTTCTGGGAGCAGCGGGTGCGGCAGGCGTACGACGACTGGGCCCAGCCGCAGCGACTGCTGCGCGAGCTGGCACTGCTCCCGGCCATCGTGTCGCTCGTGCGTGCCGGGAACGCACGGGGGCTCGCGGCCTTCGCCGGGGCGGTCGTCGCCCTCGCCGCCGTCGGCAGGGCGCGCGCCGGTGGGCGGGCGCACTTCCGGGCGAGCGACTGCCTGTGGGCGCTGCCCTGGGTGCTCGAGCGCTCTCTCACCGTCTGGATCGCCGTGCTGCTGCGCCTTCGCGGCGGCGTGCGCTATCGCGACGAACGCATCCACCGCGCGGCCACGCCGCTGCGCACCCTCAGGAGGACGACATGA
- a CDS encoding CDGSH iron-sulfur domain-containing protein, which translates to MTADETTITAYPDGPLIVRGAVIYRNEAGEEIRQPRRTVALCRCGVSAIKPWCDGTHKLIGFTTTPELPGE; encoded by the coding sequence ATGACCGCGGACGAGACCACCATCACCGCCTACCCCGACGGCCCGCTCATCGTGCGCGGTGCGGTGATCTACCGCAACGAGGCGGGGGAGGAGATCCGCCAGCCGCGCCGGACCGTGGCGCTGTGCCGGTGCGGCGTCTCGGCGATCAAGCCCTGGTGTGACGGCACCCACAAGCTCATCGGGTTCACCACCACGCCGGAGTTGCCGGGGGAGTGA
- a CDS encoding HNH endonuclease signature motif containing protein, producing the protein MNSSSAAGSIATASHGAVISGVEHTRRAIAALQAEELQWFARAEALAAEETARIPSSEGREREMPRRGMAAELAAVLRRSDRGMQERMRDAAVLVEGFPETLGALESGRIDVAHVRVIQDAGARITDPDARARFEQAALVVAERETPGRAKPIILMLAQRLDPVPLEERHTEAAAGRRVWVRDLDDGMAELAAVLPAPLAYAIKERLTAHAREIVAAARGARTGAGGEADIGAEAASTDVIATDCRTTDQVRADVLTDLLLTGHATAPVSAGSIPATAAISAHVQITIPAATLTGEGTEPAELVGYGPIDPTTARHLAATAPTWERLFTSPTTGAVLQVDTYRPSVQMRRLLDARDEHCRFPGCRRPARLCDGDHTIDAARGGPTRVTNLANLCPGRHHPVKHKTAWSVVQRPDGILEWTSPTGRVYVDVPRRVLEFMALAAAEEPAPF; encoded by the coding sequence ATGAACAGCTCCTCGGCCGCCGGCTCGATCGCCACCGCCTCGCACGGCGCGGTGATCAGCGGGGTGGAGCACACCCGGCGGGCGATCGCGGCGTTGCAGGCGGAAGAGCTGCAGTGGTTCGCGCGGGCCGAGGCTCTCGCGGCGGAGGAGACCGCGCGTATCCCGTCGAGTGAGGGGCGGGAGCGGGAGATGCCGCGCCGCGGCATGGCCGCCGAGCTCGCGGCGGTGTTGCGCCGGTCGGATCGGGGCATGCAGGAACGCATGCGGGACGCCGCCGTGCTGGTGGAGGGGTTCCCCGAGACGCTGGGTGCTCTCGAGTCCGGCCGGATCGACGTGGCGCACGTGCGGGTGATCCAGGATGCCGGGGCGCGCATCACGGACCCCGACGCGCGAGCACGGTTCGAACAGGCCGCGCTGGTGGTCGCGGAGCGGGAGACGCCGGGGCGGGCCAAGCCGATCATCCTGATGCTCGCGCAGCGCCTGGACCCGGTGCCGCTGGAGGAACGGCACACCGAAGCCGCGGCCGGTCGGCGGGTGTGGGTGCGGGACCTCGACGACGGGATGGCCGAGCTCGCGGCGGTGCTGCCGGCTCCGCTGGCGTACGCGATCAAGGAGCGACTCACCGCGCACGCGCGGGAGATCGTCGCGGCGGCACGGGGGGCGCGGACTGGGGCGGGCGGCGAAGCTGACATCGGAGCGGAGGCTGCGAGCACAGATGTCATCGCAACGGACTGCCGCACCACCGACCAGGTCCGCGCCGATGTGCTCACCGACCTGCTCCTCACCGGACACGCCACCGCACCGGTGTCCGCCGGCAGCATCCCCGCGACCGCGGCGATCAGCGCGCACGTGCAGATCACCATCCCCGCAGCGACCCTCACCGGGGAAGGCACCGAACCCGCCGAGCTCGTCGGCTACGGGCCCATCGACCCCACCACCGCCCGGCACCTCGCCGCCACCGCCCCGACCTGGGAGCGACTGTTCACCTCACCCACCACCGGGGCGGTGCTGCAGGTCGACACCTACCGGCCGAGCGTGCAGATGCGACGGCTCCTCGACGCGAGGGATGAGCACTGCCGGTTCCCCGGATGCCGGAGGCCCGCGCGACTGTGCGACGGCGACCACACCATCGACGCCGCCCGCGGCGGACCGACCCGCGTCACCAACCTCGCCAACCTCTGCCCCGGCCGACATCACCCCGTGAAGCACAAGACCGCATGGAGTGTGGTGCAGAGACCCGACGGCATCCTGGAATGGACCAGCCCCACCGGGAGGGTCTACGTCGACGTCCCGCGGCGGGTGCTGGAGTTCATGGCCCTGGCCGCCGCGGAAGAACCCGCACCGTTCTGA
- a CDS encoding HIRAN domain-containing protein yields MSAHEHAALPDLRGLESSRARVEGTQYRPNDHERMSVGDRMYVLRREPRNQRDASAIAVYARGRAVGYVSTARAAVIAPLLDRLGGAAVVNGIGTDTDSSRLWVELPEPAVLDDFVREYETA; encoded by the coding sequence ATGAGCGCCCACGAGCATGCCGCCCTCCCGGACCTGCGCGGGCTGGAATCCAGCCGTGCCCGTGTCGAGGGCACCCAGTATCGCCCCAACGACCACGAGCGGATGAGCGTCGGCGATCGCATGTACGTGCTGCGCCGCGAGCCGCGCAACCAGCGAGACGCGTCGGCCATCGCCGTCTACGCCCGCGGGCGCGCGGTCGGATACGTCTCCACGGCGCGGGCGGCGGTCATCGCGCCTCTGCTGGACCGCCTCGGTGGCGCCGCGGTGGTCAACGGCATCGGCACCGACACCGACAGCAGTCGACTGTGGGTCGAGCTGCCGGAACCTGCGGTGCTGGACGACTTCGTGCGGGAGTACGAAACGGCCTGA